In the genome of Hymenobacter cellulosivorans, one region contains:
- a CDS encoding nuclear transport factor 2 family protein, which yields MTENNLTITKAVTDIFVGADERDWARVKRSFASQVLLDYTSLAGGQPTMLTPDQILAAWQGVLPGFVHTHHQLGNFEVQELSAQEATAFCYGTATHYLPQPSGGNIWTVVGTYTAHLLRLGTEWQVDQLKFTLKYQDGNLTLPGLAAEQVKNGAAGA from the coding sequence ATGACGGAAAACAATCTTACAATTACCAAAGCGGTTACGGATATTTTTGTTGGCGCCGATGAACGCGACTGGGCCCGGGTGAAGCGCAGCTTTGCCAGCCAGGTGCTGCTCGACTATACTTCCCTGGCCGGGGGGCAGCCCACGATGCTCACGCCCGACCAAATTCTGGCCGCGTGGCAAGGCGTGCTGCCCGGCTTCGTGCACACCCACCACCAACTCGGCAACTTCGAGGTGCAGGAGCTGAGTGCGCAGGAAGCCACTGCTTTCTGCTACGGCACGGCTACTCACTACCTGCCGCAACCCAGTGGCGGAAATATCTGGACCGTAGTGGGCACATACACCGCCCACCTGCTACGCCTAGGCACGGAGTGGCAAGTCGACCAACTAAAGTTTACGCTCAAATACCAGGACGGTAATCTGACACTGCCCGGCCTGGCGGCTGAACAAGTGAAAAATGGTGCAGCAGGGGCGTAA
- a CDS encoding T9SS type A sorting domain-containing protein, producing the protein MFFSTAIARGAALLAGVVLTAAPLSAQTPLTWTNATVVGDYNSGSLSNIAVDAAGNVYETRTFLGSAQIGNQTLVSTTSSDALLAKYSPAGVLLWVRQLSSAGPDSGFDVEVDAAGNCYVAGYFAGPITLGNGVELTSTTTSTKAYVVSYAPDGTVRWAQQSSATGASGTAVLGNSLAVDAAGAVYLAGRFQQQARFGNTILNAPAESSGEAAFVAKFAAANGALLLAIPAYYYARPAPNASALYQAPQLAVSPAGDITLATYFSGRPVFGPVTLTSQGRNDVLLARYSATGTLQWVQQFGGPQDELVSQVKTDAAGNTYLAGSYEGSPSFGTTPLPAAAVPNAFLAKYSAVGQPDWVQPGSSASLSRWMDLALDATGAPYVTGYFSGETRYGTTPPVVLTSAGGTDAVVAAYTPQGQALWAQAGAGTYVDMGTTLGLDAQGSVYVAGFFTTAATFGPVRLSLPSTANNRFLARLSTTTLARQEARTQALGLYPNPATSVLQVPALPAGTAVQFVDARGRVARHATVGSGAQVSVRGLAPGLYILRTSTAQGQQFAGRVVVE; encoded by the coding sequence ATGTTCTTTTCTACTGCTATTGCGCGGGGTGCGGCCCTGCTGGCGGGTGTGGTGCTGACAGCAGCCCCGCTTTCGGCCCAGACTCCGCTTACCTGGACCAATGCCACCGTCGTGGGCGACTATAACTCCGGCTCGCTGAGCAACATTGCGGTAGACGCGGCCGGCAACGTCTACGAAACCCGCACCTTTCTGGGCTCTGCCCAGATTGGCAACCAGACGCTGGTCAGCACGACCAGCTCCGACGCGCTGCTGGCCAAGTACTCGCCGGCGGGCGTGCTGCTCTGGGTGCGCCAGCTCAGTTCCGCCGGCCCCGACAGTGGCTTCGACGTGGAGGTCGATGCGGCGGGCAACTGTTACGTCGCCGGCTATTTTGCCGGGCCCATCACGCTGGGCAACGGCGTGGAACTGACCAGCACTACGACCTCTACCAAGGCCTACGTCGTCTCTTACGCCCCGGATGGCACCGTGCGCTGGGCCCAGCAAAGCTCGGCTACCGGGGCCAGCGGCACCGCGGTCCTCGGCAACAGTCTGGCCGTGGATGCGGCGGGCGCGGTGTATCTGGCCGGGCGCTTTCAGCAACAGGCCCGCTTTGGCAACACCATCCTCAACGCCCCGGCCGAGTCGAGTGGGGAAGCAGCCTTTGTGGCCAAGTTTGCGGCCGCCAATGGTGCGTTGCTGCTGGCGATACCCGCGTATTACTACGCCCGGCCGGCTCCTAACGCGTCGGCCCTGTACCAGGCGCCCCAGCTTGCCGTAAGCCCAGCCGGCGACATCACCCTGGCCACATACTTTTCGGGGCGCCCCGTATTCGGGCCTGTTACCCTCACCAGCCAGGGCCGCAACGACGTGCTGCTGGCCCGCTACTCGGCTACCGGGACCCTGCAGTGGGTGCAGCAGTTTGGCGGCCCCCAGGATGAGCTGGTGTCCCAGGTAAAAACGGATGCGGCGGGCAACACCTACCTGGCCGGTTCCTACGAAGGCTCACCCTCTTTCGGCACCACCCCGCTGCCGGCGGCAGCCGTGCCCAACGCTTTTCTGGCCAAATATTCGGCCGTGGGCCAGCCCGACTGGGTGCAACCGGGCAGCTCAGCCAGCCTGAGTCGTTGGATGGACCTGGCCCTGGATGCTACGGGTGCCCCCTACGTGACCGGCTACTTCTCGGGCGAAACGCGCTACGGCACTACCCCGCCGGTCGTGCTGACCAGTGCCGGCGGCACCGATGCCGTTGTGGCGGCCTATACGCCGCAAGGACAGGCGCTCTGGGCCCAGGCCGGCGCCGGCACCTACGTGGATATGGGTACCACGCTCGGCCTGGATGCGCAAGGCAGCGTGTACGTGGCAGGATTCTTCACCACGGCAGCAACGTTTGGCCCGGTGCGCCTTAGCCTGCCCTCGACGGCGAACAACAGGTTTCTGGCCCGCCTGAGCACTACCACCCTAGCCAGGCAGGAGGCCCGCACTCAGGCCCTGGGCTTGTATCCCAACCCGGCCACTTCGGTGCTGCAGGTACCCGCTCTGCCGGCCGGAACGGCCGTGCAGTTTGTCGATGCGCGGGGCCGGGTGGCCCGCCACGCCACGGTAGGCTCCGGAGCCCAGGTATCGGTACGAGGCCTGGCGCCGGGCCTGTATATTCTGCGCACCAGCACGGCTCAGGGTCAGCAGTTTGCGGGCCGGGTGGTGGTCGAGTAA
- a CDS encoding tail fiber domain-containing protein, with amino-acid sequence MDNFSTAFARRAGLLALAVLPLASLAQNTDSLMVVHGAADGHKVSRLTVFKGGGLLLGGKFDEDISGTYVPAEGSGTRLMWYPEKAAFRFGYVNGTQWDAANIGLYSTAGGYNARASGDYGTAFGKDVVAAQISSTAIGEYCTATGAASVALGYYAHTNARQGTFVFADRSVIDDGNFVTDESFRAETNHSATWRVSNGFRIYTSANRSSGIIFQSGAPITGTNSTPSWYQSNAVISTSTGAYLSASGVWTNVSDRHKKHRFAAVSGEDVLTRLRRVPMTRWSYKVDKNNVRHLGPMAQDFHQAFGLGPDSVSIGTIDADGVALAGVQALDARTQAQATQISALKAENQELRSRLDALERRALAATVAAAPQSPATASLPLAVAGLLAGGGIGAALLRRRR; translated from the coding sequence ATGGACAACTTTTCCACTGCTTTTGCCCGGCGTGCCGGTTTGCTTGCCCTGGCCGTGCTGCCCCTCGCCTCCCTGGCCCAGAACACCGACTCGCTCATGGTCGTGCACGGCGCGGCCGACGGCCACAAAGTCAGCCGCCTGACCGTCTTCAAGGGCGGCGGACTGCTGCTGGGCGGCAAGTTCGATGAGGACATAAGCGGCACGTATGTGCCGGCCGAGGGCAGCGGCACCCGGCTGATGTGGTACCCCGAAAAGGCCGCCTTCCGGTTCGGCTACGTAAACGGCACCCAGTGGGACGCGGCCAACATTGGGCTTTACTCTACCGCGGGCGGCTATAACGCCCGGGCTTCGGGCGACTACGGCACGGCCTTCGGCAAAGACGTAGTGGCCGCCCAGATCAGCTCCACTGCCATCGGCGAGTACTGCACCGCCACGGGCGCAGCCTCGGTGGCGTTGGGCTACTACGCCCACACCAACGCCCGCCAGGGTACCTTCGTCTTCGCCGACCGCTCGGTAATCGACGACGGTAACTTCGTTACCGACGAGTCCTTTAGGGCCGAAACCAACCACTCGGCCACCTGGCGCGTGTCCAACGGTTTCCGCATCTACACCTCCGCCAACCGTAGCAGCGGCATTATCTTCCAGTCGGGTGCGCCCATTACCGGCACCAACTCGACGCCTTCCTGGTACCAGTCTAACGCGGTAATTTCGACCTCTACGGGCGCCTACCTGAGCGCCAGCGGCGTGTGGACCAACGTGTCGGACCGCCACAAGAAGCACCGTTTCGCGGCCGTATCGGGCGAGGATGTCCTGACGCGCCTGCGCCGGGTGCCCATGACGCGCTGGAGCTACAAGGTCGATAAGAACAACGTGCGCCATCTCGGCCCCATGGCCCAGGACTTCCACCAAGCCTTTGGCTTGGGCCCCGACAGTGTCAGCATCGGCACCATTGATGCCGACGGGGTAGCCCTGGCCGGCGTTCAGGCCCTAGATGCCCGCACCCAGGCCCAGGCTACCCAGATCAGCGCGTTGAAAGCCGAAAATCAGGAACTGCGCAGCCGCCTCGATGCCCTGGAGCGCCGGGCCTTGGCTGCTACCGTTGCTGCGGCTCCGCAGAGCCCGGCCACGGCGAGCCTGCCGCTGGCCGTGGCCGGGCTGCTGGCCGGTGGCGGCATCGGAGCCGCGCTGCTGCGCCGGCGCCGCTAG
- a CDS encoding zinc-dependent metalloprotease yields MKYISTRLFVASRALSVSSRTSLLLGTGLFFGVIVGAQAQQKPTPVLFRDDAAARSATADTRLAQALRHSRPVTLALADLRTALAPAPREVAPGLSRPGQAPVQVALPLPDGTTGRFQVLETAVMEPALAAQFPAIKTYCGVGLDDPTATVRLDLTPRGFHAQILSAAHSTVYIDPASETDHTHYLSFYRRDMPGGQMHCAAGRAEAAADASDLDSGPARRSVAPELRTYRLAVAATGEYTQYHGGTVAQGQAAIVTAVNRVVGVYERELAVRLVLVGGNAALVYTNGSTDPYSNDDGVAMLGENQTNVTTLIGRDNYDIGHVFSTGGGGIAGLGVVCLNGNKARGVTGLFRPVGDAFYIDYVAHEMGHQFGADHTFNSENDACDGNRNTSTAYEPGSGSTIMAYAGICAPDNVQNNSDAYFHVSSYEEIYAYLATTTCGIISATGNTAPVVALPASSKVLPIGTPFKLTAIGTDAEGDALTYCWEEYDLGPAADLTTAQATNVTVPLFRSFAPTTSPTRYFPRLTDLVANTSTSTERLPTVTRNLRFRVTVRDQHSGTQGVVGGLNSSPVVSLSTTNSAGPFLVTAPNSAVTWASGSTQTVTWNVAGTSANGVNCATVNLRLSTDGGLTYPTLLLANTPNDGSQAITVPGVGTTAARVMVEAADNYFFDISNTNFTISAPLPVELVTFAAECQRGAVQLDWHTASEENSARFEVERSVDGSRFEHIGTVPAAGHSTSTRTYTFRDPNQASALSQLGTRYYRLRQVDQEGTAEYSPVRTVQVVSIPAGLALFPNPTTHGATLAGAAPGTTVRLIDSLGRVVLTADADATGQAVLSWPAQALAAGMYVVQAGQRSVRLSIVP; encoded by the coding sequence ATGAAATACATATCTACCCGTCTATTCGTAGCCTCAAGGGCCCTTTCTGTTTCGTCTCGCACTAGTCTGCTCCTGGGCACCGGCCTTTTTTTCGGGGTTATAGTGGGGGCCCAGGCCCAGCAGAAACCCACACCCGTGCTGTTCCGCGACGACGCGGCGGCTCGCAGCGCCACCGCCGATACCCGCCTGGCGCAGGCCCTGCGGCATTCGCGCCCCGTCACGCTGGCCCTGGCCGACCTGCGCACGGCCCTGGCCCCGGCGCCCCGGGAAGTCGCGCCCGGCCTGAGCCGCCCCGGCCAAGCCCCGGTGCAAGTGGCCCTGCCGCTGCCCGACGGCACCACCGGGCGCTTCCAGGTCCTGGAAACGGCGGTGATGGAGCCGGCGCTGGCCGCGCAGTTTCCCGCCATCAAAACCTACTGCGGCGTGGGCCTCGACGACCCCACCGCTACCGTCCGCCTCGACCTGACGCCCCGCGGCTTCCACGCCCAGATTCTGTCGGCGGCCCATAGCACGGTCTACATCGACCCGGCCAGCGAAACCGACCACACCCACTACCTGAGCTTCTACCGGCGCGACATGCCCGGCGGGCAGATGCACTGCGCCGCTGGTCGGGCGGAGGCCGCGGCCGACGCCTCTGACCTGGATTCGGGGCCGGCCCGGCGCAGCGTGGCCCCCGAACTGCGCACCTACCGGCTGGCCGTGGCCGCTACGGGCGAGTACACGCAGTACCACGGCGGCACGGTGGCCCAGGGGCAAGCCGCCATTGTGACGGCCGTAAACCGCGTGGTGGGCGTCTACGAGCGGGAGCTGGCCGTGCGCCTGGTGCTGGTGGGCGGCAATGCGGCCCTGGTGTACACCAACGGCAGCACCGACCCGTACTCGAACGACGACGGCGTGGCCATGCTCGGCGAGAATCAGACGAATGTGACTACCCTTATCGGCCGGGATAACTACGATATCGGGCACGTGTTCAGCACCGGGGGCGGGGGCATTGCCGGCCTGGGCGTGGTGTGCCTCAACGGCAACAAAGCTCGGGGAGTAACCGGCCTGTTCCGGCCCGTCGGCGACGCGTTTTACATCGACTACGTGGCCCACGAAATGGGGCACCAGTTTGGGGCCGACCACACCTTCAACAGTGAGAATGATGCCTGCGACGGTAACCGCAATACCAGTACGGCCTACGAGCCGGGCTCAGGCTCCACGATAATGGCCTACGCCGGCATTTGCGCCCCCGACAACGTGCAGAATAACTCCGACGCCTACTTCCACGTCTCCAGCTACGAGGAAATTTACGCTTACCTGGCTACGACCACCTGCGGCATTATCTCGGCCACCGGCAACACGGCTCCGGTGGTGGCCTTGCCCGCCAGCAGCAAAGTGCTGCCCATCGGCACGCCTTTCAAGCTGACGGCCATTGGCACCGATGCCGAGGGCGACGCGCTGACCTACTGCTGGGAGGAATACGACCTGGGGCCCGCCGCCGACCTTACCACCGCGCAGGCCACCAATGTGACGGTGCCCTTGTTTCGCTCGTTTGCGCCCACCACTAGCCCCACGCGCTACTTTCCCCGCCTGACCGACCTCGTCGCCAACACCTCGACCAGCACGGAGCGGCTGCCAACCGTGACGCGCAACCTGCGCTTCCGGGTGACGGTGCGCGACCAGCATAGCGGTACCCAGGGCGTGGTGGGGGGCCTCAACAGCAGTCCCGTCGTGAGCCTGAGTACGACCAACTCCGCCGGCCCCTTCCTCGTGACGGCCCCCAACTCCGCGGTGACCTGGGCCAGCGGCTCCACCCAGACCGTGACCTGGAACGTGGCCGGCACCTCGGCCAACGGGGTGAACTGCGCCACCGTCAACCTGCGCCTGAGCACCGACGGCGGCCTGACTTACCCCACGCTGCTGCTAGCGAATACCCCCAACGACGGCTCCCAGGCCATTACGGTGCCCGGGGTAGGCACCACCGCCGCCCGGGTAATGGTGGAAGCGGCCGACAACTACTTCTTTGATATTTCGAATACTAACTTCACCATTTCGGCCCCGCTGCCGGTGGAGCTGGTGACCTTTGCGGCCGAGTGCCAGCGGGGGGCGGTGCAGCTCGACTGGCACACTGCCTCGGAGGAAAACAGTGCCCGCTTCGAGGTCGAGCGTAGCGTTGATGGCAGCCGCTTCGAGCACATCGGGACGGTGCCCGCCGCCGGCCACAGCACGAGCACCCGCACCTATACTTTCCGGGACCCGAACCAGGCCTCGGCGCTCAGCCAGCTTGGCACGCGCTACTACCGCCTGAGGCAGGTAGATCAGGAGGGGACGGCGGAATACTCGCCCGTGCGGACCGTGCAGGTAGTTTCTATCCCCGCGGGGCTGGCTCTTTTCCCCAACCCCACGACCCACGGAGCCACCCTTGCCGGGGCCGCGCCCGGAACCACGGTGCGCCTGATTGATAGCCTGGGCCGCGTGGTGCTTACCGCCGACGCCGACGCCACGGGGCAGGCCGTCCTGAGTTGGCCGGCCCAGGCCCTGGCCGCCGGCATGTACGTGGTGCAGGCCGGGCAACGAAGTGTGCGCCTGAGCATCGTGCCCTAG
- a CDS encoding T9SS type A sorting domain-containing protein: MKLLYSSLLLLLSAAAAPAHAQNTRTWTDVRALGRGTQFMTHAVVDAAGNFYEAGYFNASTVVDGVTLTSRGGGDGYLAKYTPAGTLAWVRQIGSTSEDGAVDVAVDAAGNVYVVGATRGTLDFGNGVVLPVNGLTQGFVARYSPQGTATWVVGCQVAGSATISASSIGVDGAGQVYVTGLYRGTLTVGSATVTAFDDSAYLLRLSSAGAVQWLQPAFTYVPAGFTATYAPQLAVGVGGETYLCVASDVPLGVAGTTYPSIGRADGYAIRYSAQGTPQWVRQYGSTGNETMSRTAVDAAGNLYLCGSFAQTMRFGATTITTRGVSDSYLVKYSPTGQTLWSGSGGSSSNDDTWGLTVDADGNAYLTGAFYRTARFGSFVLSGSLNDYTAMVVAFDPSGTVRWAETPQGNGRTVGWHLGLDANNGLHLLGRANGLSTWSNEPLVVTSSTDATFIARLSNVLVTRSATAARQSLAFYPSPAHDQLHLPALPALPAGTPVQLTDALGRVARTTVVSATSRISVQGLTPGLYTLRATDAKGRQVAGKVVVE, from the coding sequence ATGAAGCTTCTTTATTCCTCCCTACTTCTGCTGCTGAGCGCCGCTGCCGCACCGGCTCACGCCCAGAACACCCGCACCTGGACCGACGTGCGCGCCCTGGGCCGCGGCACGCAGTTCATGACCCACGCCGTGGTCGATGCGGCCGGCAACTTCTACGAAGCAGGCTACTTTAACGCCTCCACCGTGGTCGACGGCGTGACGCTTACCTCCCGGGGCGGCGGCGACGGGTACCTGGCCAAGTATACCCCGGCGGGCACCCTGGCCTGGGTGCGGCAGATAGGCTCTACCAGCGAGGACGGGGCCGTGGACGTGGCTGTCGACGCGGCCGGCAATGTCTACGTAGTGGGCGCCACCCGCGGCACCCTCGACTTCGGCAACGGCGTCGTACTGCCCGTTAATGGCCTTACCCAAGGTTTCGTAGCCCGCTATTCCCCGCAGGGCACCGCCACCTGGGTGGTGGGCTGCCAGGTGGCAGGCAGCGCCACCATCTCGGCCAGCAGCATTGGCGTCGACGGCGCCGGCCAGGTCTACGTCACCGGCCTCTACCGGGGCACCCTCACCGTGGGCAGCGCCACGGTCACCGCCTTCGACGACTCGGCCTACCTGCTGCGGCTCTCTTCTGCCGGGGCGGTGCAGTGGCTGCAGCCGGCCTTTACCTACGTGCCTGCGGGCTTCACCGCCACCTACGCGCCCCAGCTGGCCGTGGGCGTGGGCGGCGAAACCTACCTCTGCGTGGCCTCCGATGTGCCGCTGGGCGTAGCCGGCACCACCTACCCCAGCATCGGACGTGCCGATGGCTACGCTATCCGCTATTCGGCCCAGGGTACGCCCCAATGGGTGCGGCAGTACGGCAGCACCGGCAACGAGACTATGAGCCGTACCGCCGTCGACGCGGCCGGCAACCTCTACCTCTGCGGCTCCTTCGCCCAGACCATGCGGTTCGGCGCAACCACCATCACCACCCGCGGCGTCAGCGACTCCTACCTGGTTAAGTACTCCCCGACCGGCCAGACCCTGTGGTCCGGGTCCGGTGGCAGCTCCTCCAACGACGACACCTGGGGCCTGACCGTCGACGCGGACGGCAACGCCTATCTAACCGGCGCGTTCTACCGCACCGCCCGCTTCGGCTCCTTCGTTCTCAGCGGCTCCCTCAACGACTACACAGCTATGGTCGTGGCCTTTGACCCCAGCGGCACCGTCCGCTGGGCCGAGACGCCCCAGGGCAACGGCCGCACCGTCGGCTGGCACCTCGGCCTCGACGCCAACAACGGCCTGCACCTGCTCGGCCGGGCCAACGGCCTCAGCACCTGGAGCAACGAGCCCCTCGTCGTTACCAGTTCAACCGACGCCACGTTCATCGCCCGCCTCAGCAACGTGCTGGTCACCCGCTCCGCCACCGCGGCCCGGCAGTCCCTGGCCTTCTATCCCTCGCCGGCCCACGACCAGCTCCACCTGCCCGCCCTGCCCGCCCTGCCCGCCGGCACCCCGGTGCAACTTACTGATGCGCTGGGCCGCGTGGCTCGTACCACAGTAGTTTCGGCCACGTCCCGGATTTCAGTCCAGGGCCTTACCCCAGGCCTCTACACCCTGCGCGCTACCGATGCCAAGGGGCGGCAGGTAGCGGGTAAAGTGGTGGTAGAGTAA